Genomic segment of Dromiciops gliroides isolate mDroGli1 chromosome 3, mDroGli1.pri, whole genome shotgun sequence:
GATGCTGGAGGGGCAGGAGGGGGACCAGAAAGTCCAAGAGCCGGTCTTCTACAATTGCCGACTGCCAGAAACCATGCTGAGGATTGTTCACAATGGCCTTGGAGATGGCAGGATCTAGATCCTGAAGCTGGAGCTCCTCTTCGTCTTTGCAAGCATGCCAGGCATCCAGTGCTAGCTGATTGATTTGCTCCCTGCCAGCATTgctgaggaagatgaagatggcTTTTTGGTAGTTGGTACCATAGACTACCCATGAGGGTCCCAGGAAGGGACGGAGCACTCCTAACAGCCCTGGGTGCATCTTGTCCACCTCatcaaagaggaagaggaaatggccACAAGCTGTGAGGTTCCCCAAGATCCACTGCTTCAGGTCACTCTGGTAGTGCTCCAACTGGTCTGCATGGGGAGAGTGGATGACAGGAGAAAAGTGATGCACGTGGGGACTGGCCATCCTGCCCTGGAACAGGTACTGGACCAGCATGGAGCTGCCTGTGTCAGTCCAGCCGTGGAAGGACATCACTAGCGGCTTGGCTAGTGCCGGATTCTCTACAAAAGCCTTCAGTCCCTTCATCACCAGTTGTTTTACCGGATGCTGCCCGGCCAAGTGCTGGGCCAAATCACACTCTAGGCCCCGGAGGTCGGGTAGGAAGTCACACTTGCAGAAGGCGCTGAAACCACATCTCAGCGAGGCCAGGTTCCAGGTGGCAGACACCAACCCCAGCAGCCCCAAGAAGCAGAGCAGCCGGGCCCAGGTCAGGCCGAATTCTGCCGCCGTCCCCGACCAGCAACAGCTTGAGCCGGGGCCGTGGCAGCTCCTAGCCAACTCTGGCCACCAATGACCCAGACCTCCCCGCCTGCCCCAGATCTATTCTTAAGGAAAACTACCAGGGCAGTTCTGTAAAGGGTGGATTAGAGTGGAgggagatttgaggcaggaaaacaatttgaaaactaTCAAAATAGTCTAGGTAGGATGGGACAAAGGCCTAGACTAAGGTGGTAGATGCATGAGTAGAGAAGTGGGGTTGGATGTCATATATGAGAGGGTAGAAAAGGAAAGATCTGGCAGCTAATTGGAAAGGAGTAATGAGGAAGAGTGAAGAGTTAAGGATAACTCTAGAGATTCTGAATTTGGGAGAATAGAAGAATTCTGGCACTCAGTAGAAAATGGGGAAGTTTGATAGAGAGGTGGGCTTGAGGAGGaagataaaatgctttgtaaactctaGTGTTATGCAAAGGTAATTGTTGATACCAATGAAAATGTTTTCACTCTATATGTATGCCTATATTCAAAGCAGTTTCATCTGTCCTCAATGCTGACTTCTATACAAATTGGAGGCATCTTTATATCATGCCCAATTGCTGATGGCATTCCCTCCTGCTCACCTAAATTTTCTCATACAAGCTATTGGCTAGCTAAAAAGCAGAGAATTGTCACAACTAGGTAGTCCATTGACCTGGAAATTACTCATTACTTTTCTCAAGTACCTGCAGCTGGAGTTTCTGCTTTGTATTATGGAATTAACATCTCTCCCAGTTgggttcaaattactgaacattAATAGCATTGCTTTGCCATCCCCTGTTCATCCTCTTCTGATTCTGACCTTAAACCTTACCCTTGACCCTCATAATACATGGTAATCTCACTTAAAAATGATTGGCTGTTTGTAGCATGTTTCTTCTTACCGTTTTTCCTGAGCATGATGGAAATTGGAAACCTGCTTATGCAGAATTCAGGTTACATTGTTCAGTTTCTCTTTGTGTCAGTGAGATTATAATTGTACTGCATGAttggttgttatttttccttctttaaaaataatacaaactTGCTTCTGTTAGGGTTTAAAGCCAAAGTTTGAGGCCAGATACTACCTCTGGAGATAACTTGATAGAAAAAtgacttattttcttccttatacAAGGATTGTagaataaggagggagagagaagcatCTAGTGTGAGTAAGAAAAGCTGGGTATGACGCCTCGTTTTGTCCCttacaactgtgtgaccttgggcaaagaaTTTAGCTTTTCTGTCCCataaattcctcatctataaaatgggactaataatgtTTACTCTACTTATATCTCCTCATCCCCTTCCAAATgactgtattttttctttttcatcactgACTCCCTCCTTCTCCACTCTTAGAAGCTATTTACTGCTGCTACTCCATCACCACTTCTAATTTCCAACACTGTTACTCTAGCTATCTGTTGTCTCTGCTGCTGCTACTCCTTCTaatctctgaggctcagtttccttttcacTCTTTATCTTCTATCTTGTCTTTTATGTCTTTTGCTGCCTCTCCAGAGCATTTTAGATTTCATGGGAAAAGACTGGCTTTTTATAGACAGTGCCAGCTAACCACAGTGCTCTTTCCCTTCTGGTTGTCAAAATCACCAATCCAAGTCTGTTGGACGTAACATTTCAGTCTTCACTCTTCTCAGCTATTTTAATTGctattcaaaagtttttttttcttttcctgatgctagtctagagtttttttttttctcctcttacttTCAATGTTGTTATCTCTCTGGTTTCTTGCTGAAGTCAGAAGGCAAGTTCTCTGAATGTTGGAGGTTTTGCCATGATTCTTTTGTATCCTTCAATAGTATGTGCTCCCACACAGTGGATGCTCTATAAATACTTCTGGTTTGATGGATAGGTTGTTGACTTGTTCTATTTCCCCCCAGGCCTGCCAATATTCCCTATTTCCAAGTACAATCAACTCTCAATTGTTGACACTAGTATAGAtttagaaaatcccaaatggcaaATTATCCCTGCCCATGCGAAGATTATAGCCCTAGAGTTGTGACAGGATACATGCTGGTGAAAAATACACACAATCACAGCCAATTAAAATGTACCATGTACCACACCCGACTGATTGCTGTTAATGTGGAGGATGGGACTGATGATGAGGTGGGAGACATCACAAATGGGAGGCATTCCATGCAGTTGAAACTAATGACCCCTTTCATATTCCCATTTCTAAAGAGTTAAGGTTTGTTTCTTATTATTCTTTAGAAATTAAATTCTCCACCAAGGATGTGGGGAAAGACCCTCAGGGACAGTGATTATCTAATAATTAACTTTTTTGATTAATGGTAAATGCATGCCTGGCTGTGTTTTGTACTGCATTCTCTTTGGAAATCAGATTTCCTCCCTGGGAAagctcttttttcttgtttattctaaTATGTACATCATAGCTCACTTTAAGAAGATACTTGCTTTTTTTCAGAGGAAATAAGCCAGTGAGCagtatcattatttttgtttgtttgtttttttttttttttgtggggcaatgggggttaagtgacttgcccagggtcacacagctattaagtgacaagtgtctgaggccagatttgaactcaggtactcctgaatccagagccagtgctttatccactgcgccacctagccgccccagagcAATATCATTATTACTAAAAACCTCAAAATTTTTTCCATATGTAGAATCTTTAATTAAAATTTCTCAACTATTTTCATGGAAGGGCACAGGGTCCAAAACTGTTTTCTtctattctctccctttttcaagCTTTGACTGTAGCCTCACAAATTCAAGATAAACCAAATTCTACCCTTCCCTTAATGCTCTGTTTAAGTCTCACTTCGTCCATGAAGCTTTCTGACTCTTGCAGTATACACCAGTCTCTTTCTATTATGAATTTAATGTCTGAACTGCTGTACATATACTCTTCTCAACTAgct
This window contains:
- the LOC122747659 gene encoding torsin-2A-like; protein product: MDRKVEGTSSDGNNMNEGMLVEMGKECQIWGRRGGLGHWWPELARSCHGPGSSCCWSGTAAEFGLTWARLLCFLGLLGLVSATWNLASLRCGFSAFCKCDFLPDLRGLECDLAQHLAGQHPVKQLVMKGLKAFVENPALAKPLVMSFHGWTDTGSSMLVQYLFQGRMASPHVHHFSPVIHSPHADQLEHYQSDLKQWILGNLTACGHFLFLFDEVDKMHPGLLGVLRPFLGPSWVVYGTNYQKAIFIFLSNAGREQINQLALDAWHACKDEEELQLQDLDPAISKAIVNNPQHGFWQSAIVEDRLLDFLVPLLPLQHHHVRHCVTNELAKLGLAQQQEEEVVRAVLDRTAFFPEKERLFSSNGCKTVASRITFFL